The Methylobacterium currus genome contains a region encoding:
- a CDS encoding glycosyltransferase family 4 protein: MPSSQATPFPAARHPLAGRTVLQIIPELDAGGAERTAVDVAAALAAAGARALVATEGGRLVGELQAKGGAWVPFPARSKNPFAMALNVGRLMRICRSERVDLIHARSRAPAWVALGAARRLRIPFVTTYHGSYAGRSPTKLLYNSVMARGDVVIANSHFTADAIRRLFPHVAGDRVRVIHRGTDLAAFAPAQVAPQRVEALRRAWGVAPHERVVLLAARLTPWKGHRVLIEAAAALRAQGLAEFTVVLAGDPQGRQAYLREIDAMIAAHGLSAQVKRVGHCSDMPAAYRAASVVVVPSTAPEAFGRSAVEAQALGTPVVVSDLGAVPETVLAPPEVPAHERTGWRVPAGDPQALAGAVAEALQLGASARDALVRRARRHVETHFSLELMLADTLAIYAELLGAGPAGEGP, translated from the coding sequence ATGCCGTCGAGCCAGGCCACGCCGTTCCCGGCCGCGCGCCACCCGCTGGCGGGCCGAACCGTGCTCCAGATCATCCCGGAGCTCGATGCCGGCGGCGCCGAGCGCACCGCCGTCGACGTGGCGGCGGCGCTTGCCGCCGCGGGCGCGCGGGCGCTCGTCGCCACGGAGGGCGGGCGCCTCGTCGGCGAGTTGCAGGCCAAGGGCGGCGCCTGGGTGCCGTTCCCGGCCCGAAGCAAGAACCCCTTCGCCATGGCGCTCAATGTCGGGCGGCTGATGCGGATCTGCCGGTCGGAGCGGGTCGACCTGATCCATGCCCGCTCCCGCGCCCCGGCCTGGGTCGCGCTCGGAGCGGCGCGGCGGCTGCGCATCCCCTTCGTCACCACCTATCACGGCAGCTATGCCGGCCGCTCGCCGACGAAGCTCCTCTACAATTCGGTGATGGCCCGCGGCGACGTGGTGATCGCCAACTCGCATTTCACCGCCGACGCGATCCGGCGCCTCTTCCCGCACGTCGCCGGGGACCGGGTGCGGGTGATCCACCGCGGCACCGATCTCGCCGCCTTTGCGCCCGCGCAGGTCGCGCCGCAGCGGGTCGAAGCCTTGCGGCGGGCCTGGGGCGTCGCCCCGCACGAGCGGGTGGTGCTGCTCGCCGCCCGCCTCACCCCCTGGAAGGGGCACCGCGTGCTGATCGAGGCGGCCGCCGCGCTCCGCGCCCAGGGGCTCGCCGAGTTCACGGTGGTGCTGGCGGGCGATCCCCAGGGGCGCCAGGCCTACCTGCGCGAGATCGACGCGATGATTGCCGCCCACGGCCTCTCGGCCCAGGTCAAGCGGGTCGGGCATTGCAGCGACATGCCGGCGGCCTACCGCGCGGCCTCGGTGGTGGTGGTGCCCTCGACCGCGCCCGAGGCGTTCGGCCGCTCCGCGGTCGAGGCCCAGGCCCTCGGCACGCCGGTCGTGGTCTCGGATCTCGGCGCCGTGCCGGAGACGGTGCTCGCCCCGCCGGAGGTGCCGGCGCACGAGCGCACCGGCTGGCGCGTCCCGGCCGGCGACCCGCAGGCGCTGGCCGGGGCCGTCGCGGAGGCGTTGCAGCTCGGCGCCAGCGCCCGCGACGCCCTGGTGCGCCGCGCCCGCCGCCACGTCGAGACGCATTTCTCCCTCGAGCTGATGCTGGCCGACACCCTGGCGATCTATGCCGAGCTGCTCGGCGCCGGTCCCGCAGGGGAGGGCCCGTGA
- a CDS encoding alpha/beta hydrolase, with protein sequence MQEHKAETSRHPARMLPVRGRRLATLVRPGAGPPVVWLGGFRSDMRATKAEALDEWAAREGRAFVRFDYTGHGESEGSFADCTISDWLADAQAVIAALAPARPILVGSSMGGWIALLAAADVRPAGLVLIAPATDFTEALMWEQFPDEIRAQVMRDGVWQRGSQYSPEPTPVTRALIEDGRRHLMLGGPIDPGCPVHILQGMADPDVPWRHAMRLVERLPETGVVLTLIKEGDHRLSGPADLDRLVAAVEGIAPRGG encoded by the coding sequence ATGCAAGAGCACAAGGCGGAGACGTCGCGCCACCCCGCCCGCATGCTGCCCGTGCGGGGCCGCCGCCTCGCCACCCTGGTGCGGCCCGGGGCCGGACCGCCGGTGGTCTGGCTCGGCGGCTTCCGGTCGGACATGCGCGCCACCAAGGCCGAGGCCCTGGACGAGTGGGCGGCCCGGGAAGGCCGTGCCTTCGTGCGCTTCGACTATACGGGCCACGGCGAGTCCGAGGGCAGCTTCGCCGATTGCACGATCTCGGACTGGCTCGCCGATGCGCAAGCCGTGATCGCCGCCCTGGCGCCAGCGCGCCCGATCCTGGTCGGCTCCTCGATGGGCGGCTGGATCGCGCTGCTTGCCGCGGCAGACGTCCGGCCCGCCGGCCTGGTGCTGATCGCGCCCGCGACGGATTTCACCGAAGCGCTGATGTGGGAGCAGTTCCCGGACGAGATCCGCGCCCAGGTGATGCGCGACGGGGTGTGGCAGCGCGGCTCCCAGTACTCGCCCGAGCCGACGCCGGTGACCCGGGCGCTCATCGAGGACGGGCGGCGCCACCTGATGCTCGGCGGACCGATCGATCCGGGCTGCCCGGTGCACATCCTCCAGGGCATGGCCGACCCGGACGTGCCGTGGCGCCACGCCATGCGGCTCGTCGAGCGGCTGCCGGAGACCGGCGTGGTCCTCACCCTGATCAAGGAGGGCGACCACCGCCTCTCCGGCCCCGCCGACCTCGACCGCCTGGTCGCGGCGGTCGAGGGGATCGCCCCGCGCGGGGGCTGA
- a CDS encoding YgiQ family radical SAM protein encodes MELQALAERSVAPLACPSPPNGKAAPFLPMNRAEMAALGWDACDVVLVTGDAYVDHPSFGMAIIGRLLEAQGFRVGIIAQPDWQSAEPFRALGKPRLFFGVTGGNLDSMVNRYTADRRLRHDDAYTAGGEGGKRPDRCTIVYTQRCREAYKDVPVILGGIEASLRRIAHYDYWSDKVRRSILADAKADLLIYGNAERAVVEVANRLASGEAPHEIDSVRGVALFRRVPEHYTELPADDLESADEAAARKPGETVIRLPAYDEVKDDKEAYARASRVLHREANPGNARPLVQRHGDRDLWLNPPPIPLTSDEMDAVYDLPYARAPHPSYGDAKIPAWDMIKFSVTIMRGCFGGCTFCSITEHEGRVIQNRSEGSILREIERIRDKTPGFTGVISDVGGPTANMYRMACKDPKIEAACRLPSCVFPDICPNLNTSHDDLIRLYRKVREVKGVKKVMVASGVRYDLAVRSPEYVKELVTHHVGGRLKIAPEHTERGPLDKMMKPGIGTYDRFKEMFDAAAKEAGKKYYLIPYFIAAHPGTTDEDMMHLALWLKKNNYRADQVQTFLPSPMATATAMYHTEINPLRGVRRGASEPVEAIKGMRQRRLHKAFLRYHDPENWPLLREALREMGRADLIGPRPDQLVPFSQPPGTGLGAGKGRGPQRPVRPTGGGQRFTTKGVPLRK; translated from the coding sequence ATGGAACTCCAAGCTCTCGCCGAACGATCCGTGGCTCCCCTCGCCTGCCCGTCGCCGCCCAACGGAAAGGCGGCGCCGTTCCTGCCGATGAACCGCGCCGAGATGGCGGCGCTCGGCTGGGACGCCTGCGACGTCGTGCTGGTGACGGGCGACGCCTATGTCGATCATCCGAGCTTCGGCATGGCCATCATCGGCCGGCTGCTCGAGGCTCAGGGGTTCCGGGTCGGCATCATCGCGCAGCCCGACTGGCAATCGGCGGAGCCGTTCCGGGCCCTGGGCAAGCCGCGGCTGTTCTTCGGCGTCACCGGCGGCAACCTCGATTCGATGGTCAACCGCTACACGGCGGACCGCCGCCTGCGCCACGACGACGCCTACACGGCCGGCGGGGAAGGCGGAAAGCGCCCGGACCGCTGCACCATCGTCTACACGCAGCGCTGCCGCGAGGCCTACAAGGACGTGCCGGTCATTCTCGGCGGCATCGAGGCCTCCTTACGCCGCATCGCGCATTACGATTACTGGTCCGACAAGGTGCGCCGCTCGATCCTGGCCGACGCGAAGGCGGACCTGCTGATCTACGGCAATGCCGAGCGCGCCGTGGTCGAGGTGGCGAACCGCCTCGCGTCCGGCGAGGCGCCGCACGAGATCGACTCGGTCCGGGGCGTCGCCCTGTTCCGCCGCGTGCCCGAGCATTACACCGAATTGCCCGCCGACGACCTTGAGTCCGCCGACGAGGCCGCCGCGCGCAAGCCCGGCGAGACCGTGATCCGGCTCCCCGCCTACGACGAGGTCAAGGACGACAAGGAGGCCTATGCCCGTGCCTCGCGCGTGCTGCACCGGGAGGCCAATCCCGGCAATGCGCGCCCGCTGGTCCAGCGCCACGGCGACCGCGACCTGTGGCTGAACCCGCCGCCGATCCCGCTCACCAGCGACGAGATGGACGCGGTCTACGACCTGCCCTACGCCCGCGCCCCCCATCCGTCCTACGGCGACGCGAAGATCCCTGCCTGGGACATGATCAAGTTCTCGGTGACGATCATGCGCGGCTGCTTCGGCGGCTGCACCTTCTGCTCGATCACCGAGCACGAGGGCCGGGTCATCCAGAACCGGTCGGAGGGCTCGATCCTGCGCGAGATCGAGCGGATCCGCGACAAGACGCCGGGCTTCACGGGGGTGATCTCGGATGTCGGCGGGCCGACCGCGAACATGTACCGGATGGCCTGCAAGGATCCGAAGATCGAGGCGGCGTGCCGGCTGCCGTCCTGCGTCTTCCCGGACATCTGCCCGAACCTGAACACCTCGCACGACGACCTGATCCGGCTCTACCGCAAGGTCCGCGAGGTGAAGGGCGTCAAGAAGGTGATGGTCGCCTCCGGCGTGCGCTACGACCTCGCGGTCAGGAGCCCCGAATACGTCAAGGAGCTGGTGACCCATCACGTCGGCGGCCGGCTGAAGATCGCGCCCGAGCACACCGAGCGCGGCCCCCTCGACAAGATGATGAAGCCGGGCATCGGCACCTACGACCGCTTCAAGGAGATGTTCGACGCCGCCGCCAAGGAAGCGGGCAAGAAATACTACCTGATCCCGTACTTCATCGCGGCGCATCCGGGCACGACCGACGAGGACATGATGCACCTCGCGCTCTGGCTCAAGAAGAACAACTATCGCGCCGACCAGGTGCAGACCTTCCTGCCCTCGCCGATGGCGACCGCCACGGCGATGTACCATACCGAGATCAACCCGTTGCGAGGCGTGCGGCGCGGGGCGAGCGAGCCGGTCGAGGCGATCAAGGGGATGCGGCAGCGGCGGCTGCACAAGGCATTCCTGCGCTACCACGACCCGGAGAACTGGCCCCTGCTGCGCGAGGCGCTGCGGGAGATGGGCCGTGCCGATCTCATCGGGCCGCGGCCGGACCAGCTCGTGCCGTTCTCGCAGCCGCCGGGAACGGGTCTGGGCGCGGGCAAGGGGCGGGGCCCGCAGCGGCCCGTGCGACCCACGGGCGGCGGGCAGCGTTTCACCACGAAGGGCGTGCCGCTGCGAAAGTGA
- a CDS encoding cupin domain-containing protein: MDLSSPDPTCRVVRPGPDYVGKQALTYAPAVSAESVGSKGLHMQLVTLPPGARAKAHRHEAHETALHVLSGVAGMWYGAQLEHHLWSRAGDFVYIPAGIPHLPYNASRTETCTAVIARTDPNEQESVVLLPELDALRPAEADVMA; encoded by the coding sequence ATGGACCTGTCGTCACCTGATCCCACCTGCCGGGTCGTGCGCCCGGGCCCCGATTACGTCGGCAAGCAGGCCCTCACTTACGCGCCGGCGGTCTCGGCCGAGTCGGTGGGATCGAAGGGGCTTCACATGCAGCTCGTCACCCTGCCGCCGGGGGCCCGCGCCAAGGCGCATCGGCACGAGGCGCACGAGACGGCGCTCCACGTGCTCTCCGGCGTCGCCGGCATGTGGTACGGCGCGCAGCTGGAGCACCACCTGTGGAGCCGGGCCGGCGACTTCGTCTACATCCCGGCCGGGATTCCGCACCTGCCCTACAATGCCAGCCGGACCGAGACCTGCACGGCGGTGATCGCCCGCACCGACCCGAACGAGCAGGAGAGCGTGGTCCTGCTGCCGGAGCTCGACGCCTTGCGGCCGGCGGAAGCCGACGTGATGGCATAG
- a CDS encoding NAD(P)/FAD-dependent oxidoreductase, giving the protein MPAPLLHIDTTPDLPAEAEVVVIGGGVVGTFAAYYLARRGVSVALVEKGRIGAEQSSRNWGWCRQQNRDARELPMATKSLDLWDRLQAEIGEDPGFRRCGLLYLSNDEAEIARWAKWRDFAAGEGVVTHMLSESEARARGSATGRSWKGGVFSPTDGIADTSRAVPVAARGVMKAGGSVHQFCAARGLELQGGRVSGVVTEKGTIRTRMAVMAGGAWASSFCRQLGIRFPQSAVRSSILAVGPHVEGLPDALHTAEISVTRRGETGGHTLAISGRANVDPTPQQILFAREFVPMFAKRWRALRPGGTEGWRSGHETAARWRLDEQTPMERMRILDPRPDARLVAETHRRALELLPALRGTAITASWAGYIDATPDGVPAIGEVTGVPGLILAAGFSGHGFGIGPGAGHLVADLASGAAPIVDPRPYHPDRFAASSWGKVADF; this is encoded by the coding sequence ATGCCTGCACCTCTCCTCCACATCGACACCACGCCGGACCTGCCGGCCGAGGCCGAGGTCGTGGTGATCGGCGGCGGCGTGGTCGGCACTTTCGCGGCCTATTACCTCGCGCGCCGGGGCGTCAGCGTGGCCCTCGTCGAGAAGGGCCGCATCGGGGCCGAGCAATCGAGCCGCAACTGGGGCTGGTGCCGGCAGCAGAACCGCGACGCCCGCGAATTGCCGATGGCGACGAAGAGCCTCGACCTATGGGATCGCCTCCAGGCCGAGATCGGCGAGGATCCGGGCTTCCGCCGCTGCGGCCTGCTCTACCTCAGCAACGACGAGGCCGAGATCGCCCGCTGGGCGAAATGGCGCGACTTCGCGGCGGGTGAGGGCGTCGTCACCCACATGCTGAGCGAGAGCGAGGCGCGGGCGCGGGGCAGCGCCACCGGGCGCAGCTGGAAGGGCGGGGTGTTCTCGCCCACCGACGGCATCGCCGACACATCCCGGGCGGTGCCGGTGGCGGCACGCGGCGTGATGAAGGCGGGCGGCAGCGTGCATCAGTTCTGCGCCGCCCGCGGCCTCGAGCTTCAGGGCGGCCGGGTGAGCGGCGTGGTGACCGAGAAGGGCACGATCCGCACCCGCATGGCGGTGATGGCCGGCGGCGCCTGGGCCTCGTCGTTCTGCCGCCAGCTCGGCATCCGCTTCCCGCAATCGGCGGTGCGCTCGTCGATCCTGGCGGTCGGCCCCCATGTCGAGGGCCTGCCGGACGCGCTCCACACCGCCGAGATCTCGGTGACCCGCCGCGGCGAGACCGGCGGCCACACGCTGGCGATCAGCGGCCGGGCCAATGTCGATCCGACGCCGCAGCAGATCCTGTTCGCGCGGGAATTCGTGCCGATGTTCGCCAAGCGCTGGCGCGCCCTGCGCCCCGGCGGCACCGAGGGCTGGCGCAGCGGACACGAAACCGCGGCGCGCTGGCGCCTCGACGAGCAGACGCCGATGGAGCGCATGCGCATCCTCGATCCCCGGCCCGATGCCCGCCTGGTGGCCGAGACGCATCGCCGGGCCCTCGAGCTGCTGCCGGCCCTGCGCGGCACTGCGATCACCGCTTCCTGGGCCGGCTACATCGACGCGACCCCCGACGGCGTACCGGCGATCGGCGAGGTCACGGGCGTGCCGGGCCTGATCCTGGCGGCGGGCTTTTCCGGCCATGGCTTCGGCATCGGCCCCGGCGCCGGCCACCTCGTCGCCGACCTCGCCTCCGGCGCCGCGCCGATCGTCGATCCGCGTCCCTACCATCCGGACCGGTTCGCGGCGTCGTCCTGGGGGAAGGTGGCGGATTTCTGA
- a CDS encoding urease accessory protein UreD, whose protein sequence is MQASPVSDALRRQRSVGHVALSVARMPGGATRITDLSESGPLRLRLPRPEPGSMEAVLLNSAGGIACGDRFAVEARLEASADLVLTTTAAEKIYRSDGPVTRLDVALTLEPDSALAWLPQETILFNGARLARSFSAEMAADARLTLFEALVFGRAAKGEVMRDGRLTDSWRLRRAGRLAYADTLRLDGDIADTLARRAVAGGARAMATLLHLAPDAESRLDQARDLIATAGCDALSVEAGASAWNGMLILRLLGAEIGPLRLAAARILEGFRGRPLPRVWQT, encoded by the coding sequence ATGCAAGCTTCCCCCGTTTCCGACGCCCTCCGCCGCCAGCGCTCGGTCGGGCACGTCGCGCTGTCGGTCGCCCGGATGCCGGGCGGCGCGACCCGGATCACCGACCTTTCCGAATCCGGCCCCTTGCGCCTGCGCCTCCCCCGGCCGGAGCCGGGTTCCATGGAGGCGGTGCTGCTCAACAGCGCCGGCGGCATCGCCTGCGGCGACCGCTTCGCCGTCGAGGCCCGGCTGGAGGCGAGCGCCGACCTCGTTCTCACCACCACGGCGGCGGAGAAGATCTATCGCTCTGACGGGCCGGTGACGCGGCTCGACGTGGCGCTGACCCTGGAGCCCGACTCCGCCCTGGCCTGGCTGCCGCAGGAGACGATCCTGTTCAATGGCGCGCGGCTCGCCCGCAGCTTCTCGGCCGAGATGGCGGCGGATGCGCGGCTCACCCTGTTCGAGGCCCTGGTCTTCGGCCGCGCCGCCAAGGGCGAGGTGATGCGGGACGGCCGGCTCACCGATTCCTGGCGCCTGCGCCGCGCCGGGCGGCTCGCTTACGCCGACACGCTCCGGCTCGACGGCGACATCGCGGACACGCTCGCCCGCAGGGCGGTGGCCGGCGGCGCCCGCGCGATGGCCACCTTGCTGCATCTGGCTCCCGACGCCGAGAGCCGTCTCGACCAGGCCCGCGACCTGATCGCCACGGCCGGATGCGACGCCCTCTCGGTCGAGGCCGGGGCCAGCGCCTGGAACGGCATGCTGATCTTACGCCTGCTCGGGGCGGAGATCGGGCCCTTGCGCCTCGCCGCCGCGCGGATCCTCGAGGGGTTTCGCGGCCGTCCTTTGCCGCGGGTGTGGCAGACGTGA
- a CDS encoding urease subunit gamma has translation MLLTPREKDKLLVAMAAMVARNRLSRGVKLNHPEAVALITDFVVEGARDGRTVAELMRLGAQVLTADQVMEGVPEMIHDIQVEATFPDGTKLVTVHHPIRGTPATDVPGAVTTPDGEIVFNEGSPRTVIEVANTGDRPIQVGSHYHFFEVNPALRFDRDKARGQRLDIAPGTAVRFEPGSTREVVLIPMGGGRAVYGFRGDVMGAL, from the coding sequence GTGCTGCTGACACCCCGCGAGAAGGACAAGCTCCTCGTCGCCATGGCGGCGATGGTGGCCCGCAACCGCCTGTCCCGGGGCGTGAAGCTCAACCACCCGGAGGCGGTGGCGCTGATCACCGACTTCGTGGTCGAGGGTGCCCGCGACGGACGCACCGTGGCCGAGCTGATGCGCCTCGGCGCCCAGGTCCTCACCGCCGACCAGGTGATGGAGGGGGTGCCGGAGATGATCCACGACATCCAGGTCGAGGCGACCTTCCCGGACGGCACCAAGCTCGTCACCGTCCACCACCCGATCCGCGGCACGCCCGCCACCGACGTGCCGGGCGCGGTGACGACCCCGGACGGCGAGATCGTGTTCAACGAGGGATCACCCCGCACGGTGATCGAGGTCGCCAATACCGGCGACCGTCCGATCCAGGTCGGCTCGCACTACCACTTCTTCGAGGTCAACCCGGCGCTCCGCTTCGACCGCGACAAGGCCCGCGGCCAGCGCCTCGACATCGCGCCGGGCACTGCCGTGCGTTTCGAGCCAGGTTCGACCCGGGAGGTGGTGCTGATCCCGATGGGCGGCGGACGGGCGGTATACGGGTTCCGGGGTGACGTGATGGGGGCGCTGTGA
- a CDS encoding AbrB/MazE/SpoVT family DNA-binding domain-containing protein, with protein MSHFVLAIGFGTDHVSYKALTERAADQAGGIMRHFALTLTPGRHVALSAEVRDALGVAPGERLTLVVDDAGHATLEKPDALFSLRGIARRARARPPAPSDDPIGDYLLTEDERTKSGQ; from the coding sequence GTGAGCCATTTCGTGCTGGCGATCGGCTTTGGCACAGACCACGTTTCGTACAAGGCGCTCACTGAACGCGCGGCAGACCAAGCGGGAGGCATCATGCGGCACTTCGCGCTCACGCTCACGCCGGGAAGGCATGTCGCCCTCTCGGCAGAGGTCCGCGACGCGCTCGGCGTCGCGCCAGGCGAACGGCTGACACTCGTCGTGGACGATGCCGGGCACGCGACCCTTGAGAAGCCCGATGCCTTGTTCAGCCTGAGGGGCATCGCTCGCCGCGCCCGCGCCCGTCCACCCGCTCCCAGCGACGATCCGATCGGCGATTACCTCCTGACCGAGGACGAGCGCACGAAGTCCGGCCAATGA
- a CDS encoding PIN domain-containing protein: MIGIDTNVLLRYALDDDARQSPRAAALLESDDRLSEPAFDNLVVLLEFVWTILCQDGFEKDDVIAMLDKLLASRRIIFADRSAVAAAVETWRTGKAGFRDHLIGHLNQERGLRTTFTFDAAAAKHPTFSPMPA; the protein is encoded by the coding sequence ATGATCGGAATCGATACGAACGTCCTGCTTCGTTACGCGCTCGACGACGATGCCAGGCAGTCGCCGCGCGCGGCAGCCCTCTTGGAGAGCGACGATCGGTTGAGCGAGCCGGCTTTCGACAATCTCGTCGTCCTGCTCGAATTCGTTTGGACGATCTTGTGCCAAGACGGCTTTGAAAAAGACGACGTCATCGCAATGCTCGACAAGCTGCTCGCGTCACGCCGGATCATCTTTGCCGATCGGTCCGCCGTCGCCGCGGCGGTGGAGACGTGGCGCACCGGCAAGGCGGGCTTCCGGGATCACCTGATTGGCCACCTCAACCAGGAGCGCGGCCTGCGCACGACCTTCACCTTCGACGCCGCCGCGGCGAAGCACCCGACCTTCTCGCCCATGCCCGCCTGA
- the ureC gene encoding urease subunit alpha, with the protein MSNPPKSNTPKPASLPRAAYAAMFGPTKGDRIRLADTSLVIEVEQDHTRYGEEVKFGGGKVIRDGMGQSQASNAGGAVDTVITNAVVLDHWGIVKCDVGLKGGRIAALGKAGNPDIQDGVTIVVGPGTEVIAGEGKILTAGGFDSHIHFICPQQIDEALNSGVTTMLGGGTGPAHGTFATTCTPGPWHIARMIEAADAFPMNLAFAGKGNASKPDSLEEMIRAGACALKLHEDWGTTPAAIDCCLSVADAHDIQVMIHTDTLNESGFVEDTIAAFKGRTIHAFHTEGAGGGHAPDIIKVAGLPNVLPSSTNPTRPFTRNTIDEHLDMLMVCHHLDPSIPEDLAFAESRIRKETIAAEDILHDIGALSMMSSDSQAMGRVGEVIIRTWQTADKMKRQRGALPGDASGNDNARAKRYVAKYTINPAIAHGISRHIGSVEPGKLADLVLWSPAFFGVKPDLIIKGGAIAAAPMGDPNASIPTPQPVHYRPMFGAFGRVPATTALTFVSKAAIEAGLRDKLGVMKELVAVENVRGGISKKSMIHNDATPVIEVDPETYDVRADGELLVCEPAEVLPMAQRYFLF; encoded by the coding sequence ATGTCCAATCCTCCCAAGTCCAACACCCCCAAACCCGCCAGCCTCCCCCGCGCCGCCTATGCGGCGATGTTCGGCCCGACCAAGGGCGACCGCATCCGCCTCGCCGACACGTCCCTCGTCATCGAGGTCGAGCAGGACCACACCCGCTACGGCGAGGAGGTGAAGTTCGGCGGCGGCAAGGTGATCCGTGACGGGATGGGGCAGAGCCAGGCCAGCAATGCCGGCGGCGCCGTCGACACCGTCATCACCAACGCGGTGGTGCTCGATCACTGGGGCATCGTGAAGTGCGATGTCGGCCTGAAAGGGGGGCGCATCGCGGCGCTCGGCAAGGCCGGCAACCCGGATATCCAGGACGGCGTCACCATCGTGGTCGGGCCGGGCACGGAGGTGATCGCGGGCGAGGGCAAGATCCTCACCGCCGGCGGGTTCGACAGCCACATCCACTTCATCTGCCCGCAGCAGATCGACGAGGCGCTGAATTCCGGCGTCACCACGATGCTCGGCGGTGGGACGGGCCCGGCCCACGGCACCTTCGCCACCACCTGCACGCCCGGCCCCTGGCACATCGCCCGGATGATCGAGGCCGCCGACGCCTTCCCGATGAACCTCGCCTTCGCCGGGAAGGGCAACGCCTCGAAGCCCGACAGCCTGGAGGAGATGATCCGCGCCGGCGCCTGCGCACTGAAGCTGCACGAGGATTGGGGCACGACGCCCGCGGCGATCGATTGCTGCCTGTCGGTGGCCGACGCCCACGACATCCAGGTGATGATCCACACCGACACGCTCAACGAGTCGGGCTTCGTCGAGGACACGATCGCGGCCTTCAAGGGCCGCACCATTCACGCCTTCCACACGGAAGGAGCGGGCGGCGGCCACGCGCCGGACATCATCAAGGTGGCGGGGCTGCCGAACGTGCTCCCCTCCTCCACCAACCCGACGCGGCCCTTCACCCGCAACACCATCGACGAGCATCTCGACATGCTGATGGTGTGCCACCACCTCGACCCGTCGATCCCGGAAGACCTCGCCTTCGCCGAGAGCCGGATCCGCAAGGAGACGATCGCCGCAGAGGACATCCTGCACGACATCGGCGCGCTCTCGATGATGTCGTCGGACAGCCAGGCGATGGGCCGGGTCGGCGAGGTCATCATCCGCACCTGGCAGACCGCCGACAAGATGAAGCGCCAGCGCGGCGCCCTGCCGGGCGATGCGTCCGGCAACGACAACGCCCGGGCCAAGCGGTACGTCGCCAAGTACACGATCAACCCGGCCATCGCCCACGGGATCTCGCGCCATATCGGCTCGGTCGAGCCCGGCAAGCTCGCCGACCTGGTGCTGTGGTCGCCGGCCTTCTTCGGGGTGAAGCCCGACCTCATCATCAAGGGAGGGGCCATCGCGGCCGCCCCGATGGGCGACCCCAACGCCTCGATCCCGACGCCGCAGCCGGTGCATTACCGCCCGATGTTCGGCGCCTTCGGGCGGGTGCCGGCGACGACGGCGCTCACCTTCGTCTCCAAAGCCGCGATCGAGGCGGGGCTTCGCGACAAGCTCGGGGTGATGAAGGAACTGGTCGCGGTCGAGAACGTGCGCGGCGGCATCTCGAAGAAGAGCATGATCCACAACGACGCCACCCCGGTGATCGAGGTCGATCCCGAGACCTACGACGTGCGCGCCGACGGCGAATTGCTGGTCTGCGAGCCCGCCGAGGTGCTTCCGATGGCGCAGCGCTACTTCCTGTTCTGA
- a CDS encoding DUF29 family protein yields MSLDDLVTMSPSLRAWPTEVLGKVYRLARVRAADETGLPERTFPPGCPYTLAQILDERFHPGPEEPDVV; encoded by the coding sequence GTGAGCCTGGACGATCTCGTGACGATGAGCCCGAGCCTGCGCGCCTGGCCGACCGAGGTCCTCGGCAAGGTTTATCGTCTCGCCCGGGTGCGGGCGGCGGACGAGACCGGGCTGCCGGAGCGCACCTTCCCGCCGGGTTGTCCATACACGCTGGCGCAGATCCTGGACGAGCGGTTCCATCCGGGTCCGGAGGAGCCTGATGTCGTCTAA
- a CDS encoding urease accessory protein UreE, giving the protein MIRATRVIRRDALGSGEIVDRIVLDSGDRHRRRMAMRGVGGLAFLLDLPEPAVLDDGDALRLEDGRLVWVEAAPERLLEIRAPSDHALKRLIWHIGNRHIPAEIGTDALWIADDHVLAAMVEGLGGTATPVERPFRPEGGAYAGGHAHDHGHDHPHGHGHHPGHPHDHSHG; this is encoded by the coding sequence ATGATCCGCGCGACCCGCGTCATCCGCCGCGACGCCCTCGGCTCCGGCGAGATCGTCGACCGCATCGTGCTCGATTCCGGCGACAGGCACCGCCGCCGCATGGCGATGCGGGGCGTCGGCGGCCTCGCCTTCCTGCTCGATCTGCCCGAGCCGGCGGTGCTCGACGACGGCGACGCGCTCCGGCTCGAGGACGGCCGCCTGGTCTGGGTCGAGGCGGCGCCCGAGCGGCTGCTCGAGATCCGTGCGCCGAGCGACCACGCCCTCAAGCGGCTGATCTGGCACATCGGCAACCGGCACATCCCGGCCGAGATCGGCACGGACGCGCTCTGGATCGCCGACGACCATGTGCTCGCCGCGATGGTCGAGGGACTGGGCGGCACCGCGACCCCGGTGGAGCGTCCGTTCCGGCCCGAGGGCGGCGCCTATGCGGGCGGGCACGCCCACGACCACGGGCACGACCATCCGCATGGGCACGGACATCATCCTGGCCACCCGCACGACCATTCCCATGGCTGA